The genomic region CATCAATTTCCGAATGAGATAACGTATTGTCAGAAAAATTAGTAATCGGAACAACTACTCTTTTCTTATCATCAAATAGATGTATTAGCAAGTTATCAGTACAGACTTCCCTTCGTTCATTCATGGAAACATACGTATGTATCACCCCGGATTTTTTGTAAACATCGCTATCAACCAGAGATTGTATGATTTGATTTGATTTATTTAACCACTGCTGTTCTGAAAGTTGTTGCCGTTTTGCAAGAACCTTATCCCTGAGTTTTTGTTTTTCTTCTTGAACGGAGGTCATAGGTTAATCAAATGGTGTTTGGTAA from Gracilimonas sp. harbors:
- a CDS encoding 5-formyltetrahydrofolate cyclo-ligase, producing the protein MTSVQEEKQKLRDKVLAKRQQLSEQQWLNKSNQIIQSLVDSDVYKKSGVIHTYVSMNERREVCTDNLLIHLFDDKKRVVVPITNFSDNTLSHSEIDAENELVANNWGVREPKTINPVEISEIDLIIVPMAAADKDGNRLGYGRGFYDRFLDMTEATKIGLTFDKFLFDKVPVEEFDVKLDVIITEEVVIFT